In the Gossypium raimondii isolate GPD5lz chromosome 9, ASM2569854v1, whole genome shotgun sequence genome, one interval contains:
- the LOC128032594 gene encoding uncharacterized protein LOC128032594 encodes MESEFLSKVEDNAVIRIWSEKSQLKKGDSLTMGFAAELWDYTSINVTQNNLQELKEIWAQWEDEVKQLFYYNYGDLPYLLDINGDEHLFRALAQFWNSAYSCFTFGEVDMVPTVEEYTTLLRCPRIQVDKVYSRTVNVSTFTKKLTRITRISEQWVTARIKQKGENRCIPWKSLRDQILAHPDTKKKVDVFALSMYGLVIFPKVLGHIDEAVTDLSDQLDRRVTSVPAILAETFRSLSACRRTGEGRFVGCAQLLLVWFHSHFWKVDKISYQVFSENYSSLKELAATPRRNDITEEKWMTILHNLRDEYVEWRASWMVPDEILYRCGDFDWVPLLGIWGAVGYAPLLVLRQYKSK; translated from the coding sequence ATGGAAAGTGAATTTCTTAGCAAGGTGGAAGATAATGCGGTTATCCGAATATGGTCAGAAAAGTCGCAACTCAAGAAAGGTGATAGTCTGACAATGGGGTTTGCAGCAGAGTTATGGGATTACACCAGCATCAATGTGACTCAGAACAATCTTcaggagttgaaagaaatttgggcTCAATGGGAGGATGAAGTCAAACAATTGTTTTACTATAATTATGGTGATTTACCCTACTTGCTTGACATCAATGGAGATGAACATTTATTTCGAGCTTTGGCCCAATTTTGGAATTCCGCTTATAGCTGCTTCACATTTGGGGAGGTAGACATGGTGCCTACTGTGGAGGAGTATACAACTTTACTTCGTTGTCCAAGAATCCAAGTGGATAAAGTTTATTCTAGAACTGTTAATGTTTCGACTTTTACAAAGAAGTTAACGAGAATTACAAGAATAAGTGAGCAATGGGTCACCGCACGAATCAAACAAAAGGGAGAAAATAGATGTATCCCTTGGAAAAGTTTGCGAGATCAGATTTTGGCACACCCGGATACGAAGAAAAAGGTTGATGTTTTTGCTTTGAGTATGTATGGGCTGGTTATTTTTCCTAAAGTGTTGGGGCATATAGACGAAGCTGTTACAGATTTGTCTGATCAACTTGATAGGAGGGTCACATCCGTTCcagcaattttggcagaaacgtTTAGGTCTTTAAGTGCATGTCGAAGAACGGGGGAGGGAAGATTCGTTGGTTGTGCACAACTCCTGTTGGTTTGGTTTCACAGCCACTTCTGGAAGGTGGATAAGATTTCTTATCAAGTTTTCTCAGAAAATTACTCGTCTTTGAAGGAATTAGCAGCAACACCAAGACGTAATGACATCACGGAGGAAAAGTGGATGACGATCCTTCATAATCTACGAGACGAATATGTTGAATGGAGAGCTTCTTGGATGGTGCCCGACGAGATTTTGTACCGATGTGGGGACTTTGACTGGGTCCCTTtgcttggaatttggggagctgtcGGATATGCCCCTTTGCTCGTGTTAAGACAATATAAGTCAAAGTAG
- the LOC128032593 gene encoding uncharacterized protein LOC128032593, with translation MNGEMIEHAIKSGRIDGGENNRRATPRKRENEVNNVNAYGRSITVNQPKKAVTNQPGSSRQESRARQTTEKPQFTPIPMSYKELYQTLFNAHVVAPRYLSPLQPPYPKWCDTNAQCVVKLDDSPNAENLLPNHADKGVNMVSEGTRGEVKSDIAKVKTPLKRVWKEMAKRGALVQSMMDNKEMTFYEEAEERRSICADSREQNSKINHPVVVISRPKGNETRAQQNGAVELWVQCDHLGKRSGRKPGNRFYTRNRKRYDTQAKSSREENWKKEQRKRKAAGVEPLVNEPIKEDEAKEFLKFLKHSEYSVVEQLYKQPARISVLALLLSSEIHRNALLKVLNETYVADDISVNKLDRLINNIGADNFIFFNDDEIPSGGRGSLHVTVRCKGYTLPGALVDNGSVLNVLPLSTLGRLPVDSSHMKACQSIVRAFDGTEKKVMGRIEVPLRIGPITYEVDFLVMDIRPSYNFLLGRPWIHSSGAVPSSLHQKVKLVSEGRLVTIDAEEDIIAMMTSDAPYVDINDDALECSFWSLEFVNAMFIAREAEFQYRKYPGPPKWGCG, from the exons atgaatggtgaaatgattgagcatGCCATTAAAAGTGGAAGAATAGATGGAGGGGAAAATAATAGAAGGGCAACcccgaggaaaagagaaaatgaagtgaataatGTGAATGCCTACGGTAGGTCAATTACTGTGAATCAACCAAAGAAAGCGGTTACTAATCAACCGGGATCGTCAAGACAAGAGTCGAGAGCTAGGCAAACTACTGAAAAGCCCCAATTCACGCCAATCCCAATGTCATACAAGGAATTGTATCAAACTTTATTCAATGCACATGTTGTTGCCCCTCGTTACTTGAGTCCTCTACAACCCCCGTATCCAAAATGGTGTGACACGAatgcacaat GTGTTGTTAAACTTGACGACTCACCTAACGCAGAAAATCTGTTACCTAATCACGCTGATAAGGGGGTGAATATGGTGAGCGAAGGTACGAGAGGAGAAGTCAAGTCTGACATTGCTAAAGTAAAAACTCCGTTGAAACGGGTCTGGAAAGAGATGGCAAAGAGAGG GGCTTTGGTTCAAagcatgatggataacaaggagatgACGTTTTATGAAGAGGCGGAAGAAAGGAGGAGCATATGCGCCGACAGTCGAGAACAGAACTCCAAAATAAATCATCCTGTGGTCGTTATCTCACGCCCTAAGGGTAATGAAACTAGGGCTCAG CAAAATGGTGCCGTGGAATTATGGGTGCAATGTGACCATCTTGGGAAAAGAAGCGGAAGAAAGCCAGGAAATAGGTTTTACACACGCAATAGGAAACGATATGACACTCAAGCAAAGTCGTCCAGGGAAGAGAATTGGAAGAAAGAacagaggaaaagaaaagcagCAGGAGTTGAGCCATTGGTTaatgaaccaataaaagaaGATGAGGCAAAAGAGTTTTTAAAGTTTCTGAAGCACAGTGAATACAGTGTTGTGGAGCAACTGTACAAACAACCAGCCCGCATTTCTGTATTAGCTTTACTTCTAAGCTCAGAAATACATCGGAATGCGCTTCTGAAGGTACTAAACGAAACATATGTGGCCGACGATATATCGGTAAACAAGCTAGATCGGTTGATCAACAACATAGGCgctgacaattttatcttcttcaatgatgacGAAATACCATCTGGAGGAAGGGGTTCCCTGCACGTTACTGTCCGATGCAAAGGATACACACTCCCGGGAGCCCTGGTTGATAATGGATCTGTACTGAATGTATTGCCTCTATCCACTCTTGGTCGATTACCGGTGGACAGTTCGCACATGAAAGCATGCCAGAgtatagtaagggcatttgatggaacGGAAAAGAAGGTTATGGGGAGAATTGAGGTACCGTTAAGGATTGGCCCAATCACTTATGAGGTGGACTTCTTGGTAATGGATATTAGGCCTTCCTACAACTTTTTATTGGGAAGACCGTGGATACACTCATCGGGGGCAGTACcttcatcattacatcagaagGTGAAGTTGGTATCGGAGGGTCGGTTGGTAACAATAGATGCAGAGGAAGATATTATCGCAATGATGACCAGTGATGCACCTTATGTGGACATCAACGATGATGCACTGGAATGTTCTTTTTGGTCGTTAGAATTTGTGAACGCGATGTTTATTGCGAGGGAAGCAGAATTCCAATACCGAAAATATCCAGGACCACCGAAATGGGGTTGCGGTTGA